One window of Macrococcus sp. 19Msa1099 genomic DNA carries:
- a CDS encoding ACT domain-containing protein, giving the protein MNYSLSICMTDRPEVLNRITSICFRRDIRVIALHGQSEGGQFNLTLEVALRNGQNIHTVIKQLEKPITVLSVVNNTTQEVL; this is encoded by the coding sequence ATGAACTACTCGCTTAGCATCTGCATGACAGACCGTCCCGAAGTGCTGAATCGTATTACAAGCATCTGTTTCCGACGAGACATTAGAGTTATAGCACTGCATGGACAATCAGAAGGCGGACAATTTAATCTGACATTGGAAGTAGCATTAAGAAACGGCCAGAACATTCATACTGTCATCAAACAACTAGAAAAACCAATAACTGTATTATCAGTAGTAAACAACACAACTCAGGAGGTTTTATAA
- a CDS encoding bifunctional riboflavin kinase/FAD synthetase, whose protein sequence is MKTIEMIHPIEQCYDHEPCALAIGFFDGIHTGHQKVIETMICIAENKGLKKAVMTFDPHPSVVLNPEKQRTDYLTPMQEKKHILEAMGIDYLFIVPFTSSLAQMEEHDFISNYFTKNHVKEVVAGFDFTYGKYGKGNMLKLEADKDGFNVTTVERHALADEKVSTTLIRKDLIHGDIESVNAQLGRPYKITGLVVQGEKRGRTIGFPTANVEPNENFVLPRLGVYAVTLKLDQTGKIYKGVCNVGVKPTFHDPEKQQVSIEVNIFDFKDSIYGERVEIEWYEFLRAEKKFDGIDSLITQINADKAQAIEILNDIHLD, encoded by the coding sequence ATGAAAACAATTGAAATGATACATCCAATAGAGCAATGTTATGATCACGAACCATGTGCCCTTGCAATTGGTTTCTTTGATGGGATTCATACTGGACATCAGAAGGTCATTGAAACCATGATATGTATTGCTGAGAATAAAGGACTGAAAAAAGCGGTGATGACGTTTGACCCTCACCCTTCTGTCGTCTTAAATCCTGAAAAACAACGCACAGATTATTTGACGCCGATGCAGGAGAAGAAGCATATATTAGAAGCGATGGGTATTGATTATTTATTTATCGTGCCGTTTACTTCTTCGCTCGCTCAAATGGAGGAGCATGACTTTATCTCGAATTATTTCACTAAAAATCATGTAAAAGAAGTTGTAGCTGGTTTTGATTTTACTTATGGTAAATATGGAAAAGGAAATATGCTTAAACTTGAAGCGGATAAAGATGGTTTCAATGTAACGACTGTAGAAAGACATGCGCTAGCTGACGAGAAAGTTTCTACTACTTTAATTCGTAAAGATCTGATTCATGGCGATATTGAATCAGTGAATGCACAACTTGGAAGACCTTATAAAATTACTGGTCTTGTTGTTCAAGGTGAAAAGCGTGGACGTACAATTGGATTTCCGACGGCAAATGTTGAGCCGAATGAAAACTTTGTATTGCCACGTTTAGGTGTGTATGCCGTTACGCTGAAGCTCGATCAGACTGGTAAAATATATAAAGGCGTCTGTAATGTGGGGGTAAAACCAACCTTCCATGACCCTGAAAAACAGCAAGTTTCGATAGAAGTGAATATCTTTGATTTCAAAGACTCAATATATGGAGAACGTGTTGAAATTGAATGGTATGAATTTTTACGTGCTGAAAAGAAGTTTGATGGTATTGATAGTCTGATTACACAAATAAATGCAGATAAAGCACAGGCAATTGAAATATTGAATGACATTCATCTTGATTAA
- the ilvC gene encoding ketol-acid reductoisomerase, whose translation MAKVYYDNDVNKEYLKNKKIAVLGYGSQGHAHALNLKDSGYDVVIGVREGQSRTQAEEDGFQAYDVSKAVEHADVTVVLMPDEVQQRVFNEEIAPHLKPQSALVFAHGFNVHFGAIKAPDDVDVFLVAPKGPGHLVRREYVKGSAVPALFAVDQDVTGDAKALALNYAHGIGATRAGVIETTFKEETETDLFGEQAVLCGGITKLIHYGFETLTEAGYQPELAYFEVLHEMKLIVDLMYEGGMEKMRHSISNTAEFGDYVSGARVITPEVKENMKQVLADIQSGAFSRQFIEDNNNGFESFKSMRSTQAGHPIEKVGADLRTMMPFINNN comes from the coding sequence ATGGCTAAAGTATATTATGATAACGATGTAAATAAGGAATACTTAAAAAATAAGAAAATCGCAGTACTAGGTTACGGCTCTCAAGGACACGCACATGCATTGAACCTTAAGGACAGTGGCTATGACGTGGTCATCGGAGTACGTGAAGGACAGTCCAGAACACAGGCTGAAGAAGATGGATTTCAAGCATATGACGTCAGTAAAGCTGTAGAACATGCAGATGTTACCGTCGTCCTTATGCCGGATGAAGTACAGCAGCGTGTATTCAACGAGGAAATCGCACCTCATCTCAAACCACAATCGGCTTTAGTTTTCGCTCATGGATTTAATGTACATTTTGGTGCAATCAAAGCACCTGACGATGTTGATGTCTTCTTAGTCGCACCAAAAGGACCAGGACATCTTGTTCGACGTGAATATGTTAAAGGCAGTGCTGTTCCTGCGTTATTTGCAGTCGATCAAGATGTAACTGGTGACGCAAAGGCCCTTGCACTGAACTATGCACACGGCATCGGTGCTACACGCGCGGGCGTCATCGAAACGACCTTCAAAGAAGAAACAGAGACAGACCTCTTTGGTGAGCAAGCGGTACTCTGCGGCGGTATCACAAAGCTCATCCACTATGGTTTTGAAACACTGACGGAAGCAGGTTATCAGCCAGAACTCGCCTATTTTGAAGTACTGCATGAAATGAAACTGATTGTAGACCTTATGTACGAAGGCGGTATGGAGAAGATGAGACATTCCATCTCTAATACCGCTGAGTTTGGAGATTATGTCTCTGGTGCACGCGTTATTACACCTGAAGTTAAGGAGAATATGAAACAGGTATTAGCTGATATCCAGTCTGGCGCATTCAGCAGGCAGTTTATCGAAGACAATAATAATGGATTTGAGTCTTTTAAATCTATGAGAAGTACCCAGGCGGGACATCCTATAGAGAAAGTCGGTGCAGACCTTAGAACGATGATGCCGTTTATCAATAACAACTAG
- the rpsO gene encoding 30S ribosomal protein S15: MAISQERKNEIIAQYRVHETDTGSPEVQIAVLTAEINALNEHLRTHKKDHHSRRGLLKMVGRRKNLLTYLRENDVQRYRELIKSLGLRR, from the coding sequence ATGGCAATTTCACAAGAACGCAAAAATGAAATCATTGCACAATACCGTGTACATGAAACTGACACAGGATCACCAGAAGTACAAATCGCAGTTTTAACAGCAGAAATCAATGCGTTAAACGAGCATTTACGTACACACAAAAAAGACCACCATTCACGTCGTGGTTTATTAAAAATGGTAGGTCGTCGTAAAAACTTATTAACTTACTTACGTGAGAACGATGTTCAACGTTACCGTGAATTAATTAAATCATTAGGATTACGTCGTTAA
- the ilvA gene encoding threonine ammonia-lyase IlvA has protein sequence MNHTHTKMPVTKDDIEAAYEVLKHVVKHTPLEKDLYLSQKYQCNVYLKREDLQWVRSFKLRGAYYAVSQLTPAVRQQGISCASAGNHAQGVAYTANKLDLHAVIFMPVTTPNQKIEQVKFFGQDNVEIKLYGDTFDECLAAALQYTEDHNLSFIDPFDNNHTVAGQGTVAKEIFMDQPVIDYCFQAVGGGGLISGVGTYLKDVSKETQIIAVEPRGASSMKQSLEKGTRLTLDAIDKFVDGAAVATVGALTFDIARQVIDDCIAIDEGQVCSTIIDMYTKQAIVAEPAGALSVSALEHFKDHIIGKNVVCIISGSNNDINRMNEIEERALLYESLKHYFIVNFPQRPGALKTFVNDVLGPEDDITKFEYLKKTARSKGAVIIGVQLKDKSDKNSLYQRVQQFDPKYIAVNNNEMLYSLLI, from the coding sequence ATGAACCATACGCATACAAAGATGCCTGTTACAAAAGATGATATAGAAGCGGCATATGAAGTACTGAAACATGTAGTCAAGCATACACCACTTGAAAAGGATCTATATCTATCTCAAAAATATCAGTGCAATGTTTACCTGAAACGCGAAGATCTGCAATGGGTACGCTCGTTCAAGCTAAGAGGGGCCTATTATGCCGTCAGCCAGCTGACGCCCGCGGTTCGACAGCAAGGTATCAGCTGTGCCAGTGCCGGCAACCATGCACAAGGTGTCGCCTACACTGCAAATAAACTCGACCTGCACGCAGTCATCTTTATGCCGGTAACTACACCGAACCAGAAGATAGAACAGGTCAAGTTCTTTGGGCAAGATAACGTGGAGATTAAACTGTATGGAGATACATTTGATGAGTGTCTTGCTGCCGCGCTACAATATACAGAAGATCATAACCTTAGTTTTATCGATCCTTTCGATAACAATCATACAGTGGCTGGCCAAGGAACTGTCGCAAAGGAAATCTTTATGGATCAACCTGTAATCGACTACTGTTTTCAGGCGGTCGGTGGTGGTGGATTAATATCAGGTGTTGGTACATATCTTAAGGATGTCAGCAAAGAAACGCAGATCATTGCAGTAGAACCTCGTGGTGCAAGCAGCATGAAACAATCTCTTGAAAAAGGGACGAGACTCACATTAGATGCTATCGATAAGTTCGTAGACGGTGCTGCTGTAGCAACTGTGGGCGCACTGACATTTGATATCGCACGACAGGTGATCGATGATTGTATCGCTATCGATGAAGGACAGGTCTGCAGCACAATCATCGACATGTATACAAAACAAGCGATTGTCGCTGAACCTGCAGGTGCACTGAGTGTAAGTGCTCTGGAACATTTTAAGGATCATATCATCGGCAAGAATGTTGTATGTATCATCAGCGGTAGCAATAATGATATCAATCGTATGAATGAAATTGAAGAACGTGCACTCCTGTATGAATCTTTAAAACATTACTTTATCGTTAACTTTCCACAGCGACCAGGTGCACTGAAAACATTTGTTAACGATGTACTGGGTCCTGAAGATGATATCACAAAGTTTGAATACCTCAAGAAAACTGCAAGAAGTAAAGGTGCTGTCATCATTGGCGTACAACTGAAAGATAAGAGCGATAAAAATAGTCTCTACCAACGTGTGCAGCAGTTCGATCCTAAGTATATCGCCGTTAACAATAATGAAATGCTCTATTCCCTATTAATCTAA
- the ilvD gene encoding dihydroxy-acid dehydratase: MRSNMIKKGPEQAPARSLLHATGQIKSPEDMNKPFIAICNSYIDIVPGHVHLRELADIAKEAIREAGGIPFEFNTIGVDDGIAMGHIGMRYSLPSREIIADAAETVINAHWFDGVFYIPNCDKITPGMLLAAVRTNVPAIFCSGGPMKAGLSATGKALTLSSMFEAVGAFKEGTLTKEDFLDMEQNACPTCGSCAGMFTANSMNCLMEVLGLALPFNGTALAVSKERRALIRESAFKLMDLVKRDIKPKDIVTKEAIDDAFALDMAMGGSTNTVLHTLALANEAGIDYDLERINEIAEKTPYLSKIAPSSSYSMHDVHNAGGVPAIINELMKREGILHPDRMTVTGATLRDNNAAHTIQNEEVIHTLDSPYSEHGGLSMLHGNIAPLGGVIKVGGVDPSIQTFTGAAICFDSHDEAVAAIDNHTVRPGHVVVIRYEGPKGGPGMPEMLAPTSSIVGRGLGKEVALITDGRFSGATRGIAVGHISPEAAALGPIALIEDGDMVTIDLVHRTLNVDVTDDELKQRKAHLQPFKAKVRSGYLARYTALVTSANTGGVMQIPEHLL, translated from the coding sequence ATGAGAAGTAATATGATCAAAAAAGGACCTGAACAAGCACCGGCCCGCAGCCTACTGCACGCAACGGGACAAATTAAGTCACCAGAAGATATGAATAAACCATTTATTGCAATCTGCAACTCATATATCGATATCGTCCCTGGACATGTTCATCTAAGAGAACTTGCAGACATCGCAAAAGAAGCGATTAGAGAAGCAGGTGGCATACCGTTTGAATTTAATACGATCGGTGTTGATGACGGAATCGCTATGGGTCATATCGGCATGAGGTATTCTCTGCCGAGCCGTGAAATCATAGCTGACGCAGCAGAGACAGTTATCAATGCCCACTGGTTTGATGGTGTCTTCTATATTCCGAACTGCGATAAGATAACACCTGGCATGCTGCTCGCTGCTGTAAGAACGAACGTTCCTGCTATCTTCTGCTCAGGAGGTCCGATGAAGGCAGGATTATCCGCTACCGGCAAGGCACTGACATTATCTAGCATGTTTGAAGCGGTCGGTGCGTTCAAGGAAGGTACACTCACAAAAGAGGACTTTCTTGATATGGAACAAAATGCATGTCCGACATGTGGTTCTTGTGCTGGTATGTTTACTGCAAACTCCATGAACTGTCTGATGGAAGTGCTCGGACTTGCACTCCCCTTCAATGGTACTGCACTTGCCGTCAGTAAAGAACGTAGAGCACTGATCAGAGAGAGTGCGTTTAAGCTGATGGATCTTGTCAAACGTGATATCAAACCGAAGGATATCGTAACAAAAGAGGCAATCGACGATGCATTTGCGCTGGATATGGCGATGGGTGGTTCCACAAATACTGTTCTTCACACACTCGCACTTGCAAACGAAGCGGGTATCGACTATGACTTAGAGCGTATCAACGAAATAGCTGAAAAAACACCCTACTTATCGAAGATTGCACCAAGTTCTTCTTACTCCATGCATGATGTACATAACGCAGGGGGTGTACCTGCAATCATCAATGAACTGATGAAGCGTGAAGGAATTCTTCATCCTGACCGCATGACAGTTACTGGTGCTACTCTACGCGACAATAATGCTGCTCACACAATACAAAATGAGGAAGTCATCCATACACTGGATAGCCCTTACAGTGAACACGGCGGTCTTTCGATGCTTCATGGTAATATCGCTCCACTTGGAGGGGTTATCAAAGTAGGCGGTGTCGATCCTTCTATACAGACGTTCACCGGTGCAGCCATTTGTTTTGATAGCCATGACGAAGCGGTCGCGGCAATCGATAACCATACAGTACGTCCGGGCCATGTCGTCGTTATAAGATACGAAGGTCCAAAAGGTGGTCCAGGGATGCCTGAGATGCTTGCCCCTACTTCATCCATCGTCGGACGTGGCCTCGGTAAGGAGGTCGCCTTGATCACTGATGGAAGGTTCTCAGGTGCAACCCGTGGTATTGCAGTCGGACATATCTCACCTGAAGCAGCGGCTTTGGGACCTATCGCACTCATTGAAGATGGAGATATGGTCACCATCGACCTTGTGCATCGTACGCTGAACGTCGATGTAACAGATGATGAACTAAAGCAACGTAAGGCACACCTACAACCTTTTAAGGCAAAAGTTAGATCTGGATACCTCGCACGTTATACAGCACTTGTCACAAGTGCTAATACAGGCGGTGTCATGCAGATACCAGAACATCTATTATAA
- the rbfA gene encoding 30S ribosome-binding factor RbfA, with product MSLRSERVGEQLKKEISEIINQKLKNPNVGFVTVTEVEVTGDLSLASVYVTVLGEEKERKKSLEGLEKSKGFIKSEIAHRMDLRIVPDLKFKYDESIDYGNKIERMIAELNRDK from the coding sequence ATGAGTTTAAGAAGTGAACGAGTTGGTGAACAGCTGAAGAAAGAAATCAGTGAAATTATCAATCAGAAGCTAAAGAATCCGAATGTCGGCTTTGTAACAGTGACAGAAGTTGAGGTTACGGGTGATTTAAGTCTAGCATCGGTTTATGTAACGGTGCTTGGAGAAGAGAAGGAGCGTAAGAAATCTTTAGAAGGTCTGGAGAAATCTAAAGGATTCATTAAATCAGAAATCGCACATCGTATGGATTTACGTATTGTACCTGACTTAAAATTTAAATATGATGAGTCCATTGACTATGGTAATAAAATCGAGCGTATGATTGCGGAATTAAATAGAGATAAATAG
- the ilvB gene encoding biosynthetic-type acetolactate synthase large subunit translates to MNHEQTGAQLLVQSFVDNDVEYVFGYPGGAVLPLYDAFYDAPFKHILTRHEQGAIHAAEGYARSSGKAGVVVLTSGPGATNAVTGITDAYCDSLPLVVITGQVHQQGIGLDAFQEADLISLTAPITKHNYQIRSVEEIPRVINEAFHVASTGRKGPVVIDFPKDIGISKARGPLQTEMNLPGYTLAPNVDIETVHELANLLAQAQRPLLLAGAGINHSQSNDMLTRFAEKYHLPVVTTLLGLGAVPYDNPLFLGMGGMHGSYAANMALSESDCVINFGSRFDDRLIGDVAAFQQNKQIVHIDIDQSELNKVIQADLAIHGDVRSVLTQLLDLPCSVDSSWTEICIERHQQYPFKYRQAETFIRPQHVVELIGRFTDEAVVATDVGQHQMWTAQYYPFKKAQLITSGGLGTMGYGIPAAIGAQLGAPNQMVVAIVGDGGFQMTNQEMAILNEYQLPVKIIMLNNGTLGMVKQWQHKFHGQRYSESVFSGQPDFQMLSNAYGVKPYLITQQQALEATLYEALAYQGPAFIEIRISPDEMVVPMVPSGKPNHEVEGYE, encoded by the coding sequence ATGAACCATGAACAAACAGGCGCACAACTGCTTGTGCAATCTTTCGTTGACAACGATGTAGAATACGTCTTTGGATATCCAGGAGGTGCGGTACTTCCACTTTATGATGCATTCTACGATGCACCTTTCAAACATATCCTGACACGTCATGAACAAGGTGCGATACACGCCGCAGAAGGCTACGCACGTTCAAGTGGCAAAGCTGGGGTTGTCGTGCTGACAAGTGGTCCTGGAGCGACGAATGCAGTAACCGGTATAACAGATGCTTACTGTGACTCATTGCCCCTTGTCGTCATCACAGGACAAGTGCATCAGCAAGGTATCGGACTAGATGCATTCCAGGAAGCAGATCTGATTTCGCTGACAGCACCAATCACGAAACATAACTATCAGATTCGCTCAGTCGAAGAGATACCTCGAGTTATCAACGAAGCCTTTCACGTAGCCAGTACAGGACGTAAAGGACCAGTAGTTATAGATTTTCCTAAAGATATCGGTATCAGTAAGGCTAGAGGCCCGCTACAGACTGAGATGAACCTGCCGGGTTACACACTTGCACCAAATGTTGACATTGAAACAGTCCACGAGCTGGCAAATTTACTTGCTCAAGCACAGCGTCCGCTTCTATTGGCAGGGGCAGGTATCAATCATTCTCAGTCAAACGATATGCTGACACGTTTTGCAGAAAAATACCATCTCCCAGTAGTGACAACATTGCTCGGACTTGGCGCAGTTCCATACGATAATCCCCTCTTTTTAGGTATGGGGGGCATGCATGGGAGCTATGCTGCGAACATGGCACTTTCTGAAAGTGACTGCGTGATCAACTTCGGGAGTCGGTTCGATGACAGGCTCATCGGAGATGTTGCAGCCTTTCAGCAGAACAAACAGATCGTTCATATCGATATAGATCAAAGTGAACTTAATAAGGTTATACAAGCTGACCTCGCAATCCACGGAGATGTCAGGTCGGTTCTTACACAGCTGCTGGATCTACCTTGCTCTGTCGACAGCAGCTGGACAGAGATATGTATCGAAAGACATCAGCAGTACCCCTTCAAGTATAGACAGGCCGAAACTTTCATCAGACCACAACATGTGGTTGAACTTATCGGTAGGTTTACAGATGAAGCCGTTGTTGCAACGGATGTAGGTCAGCATCAGATGTGGACCGCCCAATACTATCCATTCAAGAAGGCACAGCTGATCACAAGTGGTGGTCTCGGCACGATGGGCTACGGTATTCCTGCTGCAATCGGTGCACAGCTTGGCGCACCTAATCAGATGGTAGTTGCTATTGTCGGTGATGGCGGCTTTCAGATGACCAACCAGGAAATGGCGATATTAAACGAATATCAGCTCCCGGTCAAAATCATCATGCTGAACAATGGTACGCTCGGCATGGTGAAACAATGGCAGCATAAATTCCATGGTCAGCGTTATAGCGAGTCAGTCTTCAGTGGACAGCCTGACTTTCAGATGCTGAGCAACGCATATGGCGTCAAACCCTACCTTATCACGCAGCAACAGGCTCTGGAAGCGACACTTTATGAAGCACTTGCTTATCAAGGTCCTGCGTTCATCGAGATCAGAATCTCCCCTGATGAGATGGTGGTTCCAATGGTTCCATCTGGGAAACCTAATCATGAAGTGGAGGGATACGAATGA
- the pnp gene encoding polyribonucleotide nucleotidyltransferase, with product MSQEKKVFKTEWAGRPLIIETGQLAKQANGAVLVRYGDTVVLSTATASKEPRDVDFFPLMVNYEEKLYAAGKIPGGFNKREGRPGEDATLTSRLIDRPIRPLFPKGYRHDIQVISMVMSVDPDNSPEMAAMIGSSMALSVSDIPFEGPIAGVNVGLVDGELIINPNVQQREVSVLDLQVAGHFDAVNMVEAGAKEVAEDKMLEAIMFGHAEIKKLVEFQQSIIDEIQPVKSRFVPVETDTALESKVEQLSESFGLSQAIQTQEKLAREENITAIKLKVIEAFEGEGEAVITAVNKKFDALIKEEVRRLITEEKVRPDGRRPDEIRPLDSEVGILPRVHGSGLFTRGQTQALSVATLGALGEHQIIDGLGVEEEKRYMHHYNFPNFSVGETGPIRAPGRREIGHGALGERALLQVIPDEKEFPYTIRVVSEVLESNGSSSQASICGSTLALMDAGVPIKAPVAGIAMGLVTKDDNYTILSDIQGMEDALGDMDFKVAGTKEGITAIQMDIKINGLTEDILREALEQARVGRLHIMEHMLSTISEPRAELSQYAPKIEIIHINPDKIRDVIGPGGKKINEIIDATGVKLDIEQDGTVFIGSSDASMIEEAKKLIENIVREAEVGQIYMATVKRIEKFGAFVEIFPGKDALVHISQIALERINKVEDVVKLGDQFLVKVTEIDKQGRVNASRKVLLEEEKKASEEK from the coding sequence ATGTCTCAAGAAAAGAAAGTTTTTAAAACAGAATGGGCAGGTCGTCCATTAATTATTGAAACTGGCCAGTTAGCAAAGCAAGCAAATGGTGCAGTACTCGTACGCTACGGGGATACGGTAGTATTATCAACGGCGACAGCAAGTAAAGAACCTAGAGATGTGGACTTCTTCCCATTAATGGTCAATTATGAAGAGAAATTATATGCGGCAGGTAAGATACCTGGAGGATTCAACAAACGTGAAGGCCGTCCAGGTGAGGATGCTACTTTGACCTCACGATTGATTGACCGCCCGATTCGTCCATTATTCCCAAAAGGTTACCGTCATGATATTCAGGTCATTTCTATGGTTATGAGTGTAGACCCAGATAATTCACCTGAAATGGCAGCGATGATCGGTTCATCTATGGCACTTTCGGTTTCAGATATTCCATTTGAAGGACCAATCGCAGGTGTGAACGTAGGTTTAGTTGATGGAGAACTCATCATAAATCCTAATGTTCAGCAGCGTGAAGTTTCTGTTCTGGACTTACAAGTTGCAGGTCACTTTGATGCGGTCAACATGGTTGAAGCGGGTGCGAAAGAAGTAGCGGAAGATAAGATGCTTGAAGCAATCATGTTCGGTCATGCTGAAATTAAGAAACTTGTTGAATTCCAGCAATCGATCATTGATGAGATACAACCTGTAAAGTCTAGGTTTGTACCTGTTGAAACGGATACAGCCTTAGAATCGAAGGTAGAGCAATTATCAGAAAGCTTTGGACTATCTCAGGCGATTCAAACTCAGGAGAAGCTTGCACGTGAAGAAAATATTACAGCAATCAAATTAAAGGTCATCGAAGCTTTTGAAGGTGAAGGTGAAGCTGTTATCACTGCAGTGAACAAGAAGTTCGATGCACTGATCAAAGAAGAAGTGCGTCGTCTTATCACAGAAGAAAAAGTGCGTCCGGATGGACGTCGCCCAGACGAAATTCGCCCGCTTGATTCAGAAGTCGGCATTTTACCTCGTGTACATGGATCTGGTCTATTTACACGTGGACAGACTCAAGCCCTATCTGTAGCAACATTAGGTGCATTAGGTGAACATCAGATTATCGATGGTCTTGGCGTAGAAGAAGAGAAACGTTACATGCATCACTATAACTTCCCGAATTTCTCTGTAGGTGAGACAGGGCCAATTCGTGCACCAGGTCGTCGTGAAATTGGTCATGGTGCACTAGGTGAACGTGCGCTATTGCAAGTCATTCCAGATGAAAAAGAATTCCCATATACAATTCGTGTTGTATCTGAAGTTTTAGAATCAAATGGTTCGAGTTCACAAGCATCAATCTGTGGTTCTACGCTCGCCTTGATGGATGCTGGTGTACCAATTAAAGCACCAGTTGCGGGTATTGCAATGGGTCTTGTAACAAAAGATGATAATTATACGATTCTATCTGATATTCAAGGTATGGAAGACGCACTTGGTGATATGGACTTTAAAGTTGCAGGGACAAAAGAAGGTATCACAGCAATACAGATGGACATTAAGATTAACGGGTTAACAGAAGATATCTTACGTGAAGCATTAGAGCAGGCGCGAGTAGGTCGTCTGCATATTATGGAACATATGTTATCTACAATTTCTGAACCAAGAGCAGAACTTAGCCAATACGCACCTAAAATTGAAATTATTCATATTAATCCTGATAAGATTCGTGATGTTATCGGACCAGGTGGTAAGAAAATTAACGAAATTATCGATGCAACAGGAGTTAAACTTGATATTGAACAAGATGGTACAGTCTTCATCGGTTCAAGTGATGCATCAATGATAGAAGAGGCGAAGAAGTTGATCGAAAATATTGTACGTGAAGCTGAGGTTGGCCAAATTTATATGGCAACAGTAAAACGTATCGAGAAGTTCGGTGCATTTGTTGAAATCTTCCCAGGTAAAGATGCGCTCGTACATATCTCGCAAATTGCTTTAGAACGTATAAACAAAGTAGAAGATGTTGTGAAGCTTGGTGATCAGTTCTTGGTGAAAGTCACTGAGATTGATAAACAAGGTCGCGTAAATGCATCACGTAAAGTGCTGTTAGAAGAAGAGAAGAAAGCATCAGAAGAAAAGTAG
- the truB gene encoding tRNA pseudouridine(55) synthase TruB → MDGIIGINKARGMTSHDVVFKLRKILRTKKVGHTGTLDPEVDGVLPICVGKATRISDYVMQSGKRYIAEVTLGVQTATEDAHGEVVNTASIEEGMYTEAQVDEVLLQLTGSIRQVPPMYSAVKVKGRKLYEYAREGIEVERPERTVEIYELIRTSAVRFIDGKCIFNIEVACGKGTYIRTLATQVADSLGTIGHMSDLTRTESGGFKLEDCITIDELREVPYDAIAELLKPIEAGLAHMRHVAVDEPTSVKIMYGQKLRQMSPPIEDETVMTYNDKVIAIFIPDEKHPGLIKAKKVFN, encoded by the coding sequence ATGGATGGCATTATCGGTATTAATAAGGCGCGGGGGATGACGAGTCATGATGTGGTGTTTAAGCTACGTAAAATTTTAAGGACGAAGAAAGTCGGTCACACGGGGACACTTGATCCTGAAGTGGATGGCGTATTGCCGATTTGTGTCGGTAAGGCGACGCGTATCAGTGATTATGTGATGCAGAGTGGTAAACGTTATATTGCAGAGGTGACCCTCGGCGTTCAGACGGCGACTGAAGATGCTCATGGTGAGGTTGTGAATACGGCATCGATTGAAGAGGGAATGTATACAGAGGCGCAGGTCGATGAGGTGTTACTTCAACTAACGGGTTCAATTAGACAAGTTCCTCCGATGTATTCCGCGGTTAAGGTAAAAGGACGTAAATTGTATGAATATGCACGTGAAGGAATTGAGGTTGAGCGTCCAGAACGTACAGTGGAGATTTATGAATTAATACGTACAAGTGCTGTTCGTTTTATTGATGGTAAATGTATATTCAATATTGAAGTCGCATGTGGTAAAGGGACATATATTAGAACGCTTGCCACTCAAGTAGCAGATAGTCTAGGTACTATTGGTCATATGTCAGATTTGACACGAACGGAGAGTGGTGGATTTAAGCTTGAAGACTGTATTACAATAGATGAATTACGTGAAGTACCCTATGATGCGATAGCTGAGCTTCTCAAACCGATAGAGGCGGGTCTTGCCCATATGCGGCATGTCGCTGTCGATGAGCCGACATCCGTCAAGATTATGTATGGCCAAAAGTTACGTCAGATGAGCCCGCCGATTGAAGATGAGACGGTGATGACGTACAATGATAAGGTAATAGCAATTTTCATACCGGATGAGAAGCATCCAGGTTTGATCAAAGCTAAAAAAGTATTTAATTAG